Proteins from a genomic interval of Paracholeplasma manati:
- a CDS encoding iron chaperone — MTVDQYIENLPEPQQSIMAEIRRLIKAAFPKAKEALSYGVPAFKYDKAFFYYGAFKAHVSVFPPLTSDEALQAKTKPYQNEKGNLLFKINQPIPYELIVEVAKALEKQYT, encoded by the coding sequence ATGACTGTAGATCAATATATAGAAAATCTACCCGAACCACAACAATCCATCATGGCGGAAATCAGACGACTGATCAAAGCTGCTTTTCCAAAAGCCAAAGAAGCATTGTCTTATGGGGTACCTGCATTCAAATATGACAAAGCATTCTTTTATTATGGCGCATTCAAAGCCCATGTGAGTGTGTTTCCACCGCTCACTTCAGATGAGGCCTTACAAGCAAAGACCAAACCTTATCAAAATGAAAAAGGCAATCTCCTATTTAAGATCAATCAACCCATACCTTATGAATTGATTGTAGAGGTTGCGAAAGCATTGGAAAAACAATACACCTAA